A genome region from Cutaneotrichosporon cavernicola HIS019 DNA, chromosome: 5 includes the following:
- a CDS encoding uncharacterized protein (Endoribonuclease L-PSP) translates to MSDPNRYTKPVPGQTPPPFLSSAIVSNGMVYTSGALGIGPDGKMVEGPIEGRVSAIMDNLEAVLKAHGSGLEHIVKSLIFITDYKNFDAINKVYTARMPKPPPARSCIGAATLPMGTDIEIEVIARVPGAKL, encoded by the exons ATGTCCGACCCCAACCGCTACACCAAGCCTGTGCCTGGCCAGACGCCCCCGCCATTCCTCT cgtCGGCCATCGTCTCCAACGGCATGGTGTACACCTCCGGAGCGCTCGGCATTGGCCCCGACGGCAAGATGGTCGAGGGGCCAATTGAAGGCCGCGTCTCGGCCATTATGgacaacctcgaggccgtcctCAAAGCCCACGGCTCGGGTCTCGAGCATATTGTCAAGTCGCTCATCTTT ATCACCGACTACAAGAACTTTGACGCCATCAACAAGGTGTACACTGCGCGTATGCCCAAGCCTCCCCCCGCTCGCAGCTGTATTGGCGCGGCCACCCTGCCAATGGGTACCGACATTGAGATTGAGGTGATCGCGCGTGTTCCTGGCGCCAAGCTGTAA